A section of the Pseudomonas tritici genome encodes:
- the ptsP gene encoding phosphoenolpyruvate--protein phosphotransferase: MTTTQPLELLAPLSGVLLALDKVPDPVFSSRLIGDGLCIDPTSQTLCAPLAGVISNIQDSGHAISVTDDNGVQVLMHIGLDTVNLAGQGFTRRVQEGQRVEAGQALIEFDADYVALNARSLLTLMLVVSGEPFTLLANGLVEVGQPLLQLSPSETVEALDEEAGDALFSKPLTLPNANGLHARPAAVFAQAAKGFNASIYLHKQTQSANAKSLVAIMALQTVQGDTLQVSAAGEEAEAAINALVALLAEGCGEAVATVAEPVTAELSATLLLGVCASPGSAFGQVVQVTEPELAIIEQGTGETAEHAALARGLQAANEALQALQDKAAGSAQAEIFRAHQELLEDPTLLEQAHSLLADGKSAAFAWNSATVATAQLFQGSGNALLAERAADLADVGQRVLKLILGIQDSAWDLPERAILIAEQLTPSQTASLDTRKVLGFVTVGGGATSHVAILARALGIPAICGVSAQVLALANGKQVLLDADKGELHLNPNPAEIEHLEVTRKQQALRHQRDVAHASLPATTRDGHHVEVTANVASLTEVEQSLSLGGEGVGLLRSEFLYLGRNRAPSPDEQAATYTAIARALGPERNLVVRTLDVGGDKPLAYVPMDAETNPFLGLRGIRLCLERPELLREQFRAILASAGFARLHIMLPMVSLLSELHLARAILKEEALALGLTELPKLGIMIEVPSAALMADVFAPHVDFFSIGTNDLTQYTLAMDRDHPRLASQADSLHPAVLRLIVTTVKAAHAHGKWVGVCGALASEALAVPVLIGLGVDELSVSVPLIPTIKATVRELDLADCQAIARQVLGLEDAVQVREALRQYHAATVETSPVVEL; the protein is encoded by the coding sequence ATGACCACAACTCAACCCCTGGAACTGCTGGCGCCCTTGTCGGGTGTGCTGCTGGCGTTGGACAAGGTGCCCGACCCGGTATTCTCCAGTCGCCTGATCGGCGACGGCCTATGCATCGACCCCACGTCGCAGACCCTCTGCGCGCCACTAGCCGGGGTGATCAGCAATATCCAAGACAGTGGGCATGCCATCAGCGTCACCGACGACAACGGCGTCCAGGTGCTGATGCATATCGGCCTGGACACCGTGAACCTGGCGGGCCAGGGCTTCACCCGGCGGGTGCAGGAAGGCCAGCGGGTGGAGGCCGGGCAAGCGCTGATCGAATTCGATGCCGATTATGTGGCGCTCAATGCGCGCAGTTTGCTGACCTTGATGCTGGTGGTCAGCGGCGAGCCGTTTACCCTGTTGGCGAACGGTCTTGTGGAGGTCGGCCAGCCGTTGTTGCAGTTATCCCCAAGTGAAACGGTTGAAGCGCTGGACGAGGAGGCGGGCGATGCGCTGTTCTCCAAACCGCTGACCTTGCCCAACGCCAACGGTTTGCACGCCCGCCCTGCGGCGGTGTTCGCCCAGGCGGCGAAGGGTTTCAATGCGAGCATCTACCTGCACAAGCAAACCCAGAGCGCCAATGCGAAGTCGCTGGTGGCGATCATGGCGTTGCAAACCGTGCAGGGCGACACCTTGCAAGTGAGCGCGGCAGGGGAGGAGGCCGAGGCGGCGATCAACGCGCTGGTGGCCTTGTTGGCTGAAGGCTGTGGCGAGGCGGTTGCGACCGTTGCTGAGCCGGTTACGGCGGAATTGTCGGCAACGTTGTTGCTGGGCGTGTGTGCATCACCGGGTTCGGCGTTTGGCCAGGTCGTTCAAGTGACCGAGCCTGAGCTGGCTATCATTGAACAAGGCACGGGTGAAACGGCTGAGCATGCCGCTTTGGCGCGCGGCCTCCAGGCTGCAAACGAAGCGCTGCAAGCTCTGCAAGACAAGGCCGCCGGCAGTGCCCAGGCAGAGATCTTCCGCGCTCATCAGGAACTGCTCGAAGACCCGACCTTGCTGGAACAAGCCCACAGCCTGTTGGCTGACGGCAAGAGCGCCGCATTTGCCTGGAACAGTGCCACCGTCGCGACGGCCCAACTGTTCCAGGGCTCAGGCAATGCCCTGCTTGCCGAACGTGCGGCAGACCTGGCCGACGTCGGCCAGCGCGTGCTGAAACTGATCCTCGGCATTCAAGACAGCGCGTGGGACTTGCCGGAACGCGCGATCCTGATCGCTGAACAACTGACGCCGTCGCAGACCGCCAGCCTGGATACACGCAAGGTGTTGGGTTTTGTCACGGTCGGCGGCGGCGCGACCAGCCACGTCGCCATCCTCGCCCGCGCCCTGGGTATACCGGCGATTTGCGGCGTGTCGGCCCAAGTGCTGGCGTTGGCCAATGGCAAACAGGTCCTGCTCGACGCCGACAAAGGCGAGCTGCACCTGAACCCCAACCCGGCCGAGATCGAACACCTGGAAGTAACGCGCAAACAACAGGCTCTGCGCCATCAGCGCGACGTGGCGCACGCGTCTCTACCGGCAACCACTCGCGATGGCCATCACGTCGAAGTCACCGCTAACGTGGCTTCGTTGACGGAGGTGGAACAGTCCTTGAGCCTCGGCGGGGAAGGCGTCGGCCTGTTGCGCTCGGAATTTCTCTACCTGGGCCGCAACCGCGCACCGAGCCCCGACGAACAAGCGGCGACCTACACCGCGATCGCCCGTGCCCTGGGCCCCGAGCGCAACCTGGTGGTGCGCACCCTCGACGTTGGTGGCGACAAACCGTTGGCCTATGTGCCCATGGATGCCGAGACCAACCCTTTCCTTGGTTTGCGCGGCATCCGCCTGTGCCTGGAGCGCCCGGAGCTGCTGCGCGAACAGTTCCGCGCGATCCTCGCCAGTGCCGGTTTTGCGCGGCTGCATATCATGTTGCCGATGGTCAGCCTGCTGTCGGAACTGCACCTGGCGCGCGCAATCCTTAAAGAGGAAGCGCTGGCGCTCGGGCTCACTGAACTGCCGAAGCTGGGGATCATGATTGAAGTACCGTCCGCCGCGCTGATGGCGGATGTCTTCGCGCCCCATGTGGATTTTTTCTCCATTGGCACCAACGACCTGACTCAATACACCCTCGCCATGGACCGCGACCACCCGCGCCTGGCCAGTCAGGCCGACAGTCTCCACCCGGCGGTATTGCGCTTGATCGTCACCACGGTCAAGGCCGCGCATGCCCATGGCAAGTGGGTCGGCGTGTGCGGTGCGTTGGCGTCCGAAGCGCTGGCGGTGCCGGTGCTGATCGGGCTGGGTGTGGATGAGTTGTCGGTCAGCGTGCCGTTGATCCCCACCATCAAGGCCACCGTGCGTGAGCTGGACCTGGCTGACTGTCAGGCCATCGCCCGCCAGGTGTTGGGGCTGGAGGACGCCGTCCAAGTGCGTGAGGCCCTGCGCCAGTATCACGCGGCTACCGTTGAAACCTCACCTGTCGTGGAGCTTTGA
- a CDS encoding maltoporin has product MKTTIKLGLVASCLSLPIGAQALEFAGYVRSGAGTSTGSGPQQCFQLPGAQTKYRLGNECEQYGELELRQDLVTLDDGSVLSVDAMASLYNKYDRELKFQGENNGTARMPQMYAQWSNLPSLNGGSLWAGRRYYKRNDIHISDFYYWNQSATGGGIEDVLIGDLKYSYAISRKDNLYQKEYATRHDFNVAGFKTNPGGELELGLSYIEKAGGRDTNSGWAITAQHVQKPFLGGKNKFALQYGEGPGTGLGYTGNTFLDKSSKSYRAVEFFDWQMTPRFGGQIEAVYQKDIRPGSQDQTWMSLGVRPAYAISEQFKLVTELGHDQVDASGGTRKLSKFTFAPTWSPKGPDFWARPEVRLYYTYATWNEAAKRAANEWAAGSALSDTGSYGTARHGSNVGVQVEYWWK; this is encoded by the coding sequence ATGAAAACAACAATAAAGCTGGGCCTCGTTGCGTCCTGTTTAAGCCTGCCTATTGGCGCTCAAGCTTTGGAATTTGCCGGTTACGTGCGCAGTGGCGCGGGGACTTCAACGGGCAGCGGCCCACAGCAGTGTTTCCAACTGCCGGGGGCGCAAACCAAATACCGCCTGGGTAACGAATGCGAGCAGTATGGCGAACTGGAGTTGCGCCAGGATCTGGTCACCCTCGACGACGGCTCGGTGCTCAGCGTCGATGCCATGGCGTCGCTCTACAACAAGTACGACCGTGAACTGAAGTTCCAGGGCGAGAACAACGGCACCGCGCGCATGCCGCAGATGTATGCGCAATGGTCCAACCTGCCCAGCCTCAATGGCGGCTCGCTGTGGGCCGGTCGGCGTTACTACAAGCGTAACGACATCCATATCTCCGACTTCTACTACTGGAACCAGAGCGCCACGGGCGGGGGCATCGAGGACGTGCTGATCGGCGACCTCAAGTACAGCTACGCGATTTCCCGCAAGGACAACCTGTACCAGAAGGAATACGCCACCCGTCACGACTTCAACGTCGCGGGCTTCAAGACCAACCCCGGCGGCGAGCTGGAACTGGGCTTGAGCTACATCGAAAAAGCGGGCGGGCGTGACACCAACAGCGGCTGGGCGATCACCGCGCAGCACGTGCAAAAGCCTTTCCTGGGCGGCAAGAACAAGTTTGCCTTGCAGTACGGCGAAGGCCCCGGTACTGGCTTGGGTTACACCGGCAATACCTTCCTGGATAAGAGCAGCAAAAGTTACCGCGCCGTCGAGTTTTTCGACTGGCAGATGACTCCGCGTTTCGGTGGGCAGATCGAGGCGGTGTACCAGAAGGACATTCGTCCCGGCAGCCAGGATCAGACTTGGATGTCCCTCGGTGTGCGCCCGGCGTACGCCATCAGCGAGCAGTTCAAGCTGGTCACCGAGCTTGGGCATGATCAGGTCGACGCCAGCGGCGGCACGCGCAAGCTGAGCAAATTTACCTTCGCCCCAACCTGGTCGCCCAAAGGCCCGGATTTCTGGGCGCGGCCGGAAGTGCGCTTGTACTACACCTATGCAACGTGGAACGAAGCGGCCAAGCGCGCGGCGAATGAATGGGCGGCGGGGTCGGCGTTGTCCGATACCGGCTCCTACGGCACGGCACGGCATGGGTCGAACGTTGGTGTGCAAGTTGAATACTGGTGGAAATAG
- the treC gene encoding alpha,alpha-phosphotrehalase — MQNWQHSVIYQIYPKSFHSHAGNATGDLLGIVDKLDYLKWLGVDCLWITPFLRSPQRDNGYDISDYYAIDPSYGTMADCDLLISEAAKRGIKLMLDIVVNHTSIEHEWFQQARSSLDNPYRDFYIWRDQPNNWESKFGGSAWEYEAQTGQYFLHLFDHTQADLNWDNPQVRAEVFKLMRFWRDKGVGGFRLDVINLISKPVDFPEDNSDGRRFYTDGPNVHEYLQEMHREVFEGHDLINVGEMSSTSLEHCIRYSRPESKELSMTFNFHHLKVDYPNLQKWVKADFDFLQLKQILSDWQMGMQAGGGWNALFWCNHDQPRVVSRFGDDGEHRVVSAKMLATALHFLQGTPFVYQGEELGMTNPGFDRIEQYRDVETLNIFRLKRDAGESEASSMAAIMQKSRDNGRTPMQWNAEENAGFSAGEPWIGIPANASTINVESQQDDPDSVLHHYRALIALRRHEPLIQEGVYRQLLQDHLHVWAYLREGHGERLLVLNNFYGTPCEIQLPDTVINPASEQRLLISNYPDCPQRTATVTLRPYESFVLHLKD, encoded by the coding sequence ATGCAAAACTGGCAACACTCGGTGATCTACCAGATCTACCCCAAAAGCTTCCACAGCCACGCGGGTAACGCCACCGGTGACCTGCTGGGCATCGTGGACAAACTCGATTACCTGAAATGGCTGGGCGTGGACTGCCTGTGGATCACCCCGTTCCTGCGCTCGCCGCAACGCGACAACGGCTATGACATCAGCGACTACTACGCCATCGACCCGAGCTACGGGACCATGGCCGACTGCGACCTGCTGATCAGCGAAGCGGCCAAACGTGGCATCAAGCTGATGCTGGATATCGTGGTCAACCACACCTCCATCGAGCACGAGTGGTTCCAGCAAGCGCGCAGCAGCCTCGACAACCCGTACCGGGACTTCTACATCTGGCGCGACCAGCCGAACAACTGGGAATCCAAGTTCGGCGGCTCGGCCTGGGAATACGAGGCGCAAACCGGCCAGTACTTCCTGCACCTGTTCGACCACACCCAGGCCGACCTCAATTGGGACAACCCGCAGGTGCGCGCCGAGGTGTTCAAGCTGATGCGCTTCTGGCGTGACAAGGGCGTGGGCGGTTTCCGCCTGGACGTGATCAACCTGATCTCAAAGCCCGTCGACTTTCCCGAAGACAACAGCGACGGCCGCCGTTTCTACACCGACGGCCCGAATGTGCACGAATACCTGCAGGAAATGCACCGCGAAGTCTTCGAAGGGCATGACCTGATCAATGTCGGCGAGATGTCATCCACCAGCCTCGAACACTGCATTCGCTACTCGCGGCCGGAGTCGAAAGAACTGTCGATGACCTTCAACTTTCATCACCTGAAAGTGGATTACCCGAACCTGCAGAAGTGGGTGAAAGCTGACTTCGATTTCCTGCAACTCAAGCAGATCCTCTCCGACTGGCAAATGGGCATGCAAGCCGGTGGCGGCTGGAACGCGCTGTTCTGGTGTAACCACGACCAGCCACGGGTGGTTTCGCGTTTTGGCGATGACGGCGAGCATCGCGTGGTCTCTGCCAAGATGCTCGCCACCGCGCTGCACTTCCTCCAGGGCACGCCGTTCGTGTACCAGGGCGAAGAGCTGGGCATGACCAATCCGGGCTTCGACAGGATCGAGCAGTACCGCGATGTGGAGACGCTGAATATCTTCCGCCTCAAGCGCGATGCCGGCGAGTCCGAGGCGTCGAGCATGGCGGCGATTATGCAGAAGTCGCGGGACAACGGTCGCACGCCGATGCAATGGAATGCCGAGGAAAATGCGGGTTTCAGCGCCGGCGAGCCCTGGATCGGTATTCCGGCAAATGCTTCAACGATCAATGTCGAAAGCCAGCAGGATGACCCGGATTCAGTGCTGCATCACTACCGTGCGCTGATTGCCTTGCGGCGGCATGAGCCTCTGATCCAGGAAGGTGTTTACCGTCAACTGCTGCAAGACCACTTGCACGTCTGGGCGTACCTGCGCGAAGGCCATGGCGAGCGCCTGCTGGTGCTGAATAACTTCTACGGCACGCCCTGCGAAATCCAACTGCCGGACACCGTGATCAATCCGGCAAGTGAGCAACGCCTGCTGATCAGCAACTACCCCGACTGCCCGCAACGTACCGCCACGGTGACGCTGCGCCCTTACGAATCGTTTGTGCTGCACCTCAAGGACTGA
- the treP gene encoding PTS system trehalose-specific EIIBC component has translation MSHDYSNIAREILENLGGRDNLEQAAHCVTRLRLALKDPSLVNSGALNQVDLVKGSFFTGGLFQVVIGPGEVEKVYAALREQTGLAAATIADVKKKGADKTNAMQRLVRVFSDVFMPILPALIIAGLLMGVNNLMGAKGMFIEGKTLLEAYPNLDGLWSLINLMANTSFVFLPALVGWSAAKRFGGSEILGIVLGLMLVHPDLLNAWNYGKAVAGLDGQSLPYFDIFGWFQIEKVGYQGQILPILMAAYVMSVIEKWLRARVPNAIQLLVVPITTIVVTGVLALAIIGPVTRHLGILITEGVVTLFDLAPMVGGAIFGLLYAPLVITGMHHMFLAVDLQLISTQGGTFIWPMIVMSNLAQGSAALAVFYMSRNARDKSMASTSAISAYFGITEPAMFGVNLRFKFPFYAALVGSALGSIFLALNKVQASAIGVGGLPGFISIVPQSIAVFVIGMVIAMVVPFVLTCALSMKIVRPGYRVA, from the coding sequence ATGAGCCACGACTATTCGAACATTGCCCGCGAGATCCTCGAAAACCTCGGGGGCCGTGACAACCTTGAGCAAGCTGCCCACTGCGTGACCCGCCTGCGCCTGGCGCTCAAGGACCCGAGCCTGGTCAATAGCGGCGCGCTGAACCAGGTCGATCTGGTCAAGGGTTCGTTCTTCACCGGCGGCCTGTTCCAGGTGGTGATCGGTCCCGGCGAAGTGGAAAAGGTCTACGCCGCCCTGCGCGAACAGACCGGTCTCGCCGCCGCCACCATCGCCGATGTGAAGAAGAAGGGCGCCGACAAGACCAACGCTATGCAGCGCCTGGTGCGGGTGTTTTCCGATGTGTTCATGCCGATCCTGCCCGCGCTGATCATCGCCGGCCTGTTGATGGGCGTGAACAACCTGATGGGCGCCAAGGGCATGTTCATCGAGGGCAAGACGCTGCTGGAGGCCTATCCGAACCTGGATGGGCTGTGGAGCTTGATCAACCTGATGGCCAACACCTCGTTCGTGTTCCTGCCGGCGCTGGTCGGCTGGTCGGCGGCCAAGCGCTTCGGCGGCAGTGAAATCCTTGGCATTGTGCTTGGCCTGATGCTGGTGCACCCGGACCTGCTCAACGCTTGGAACTACGGCAAAGCCGTGGCCGGGCTCGACGGCCAGAGCCTGCCGTACTTCGATATTTTCGGCTGGTTCCAGATCGAAAAAGTCGGCTACCAAGGGCAAATCCTGCCGATCCTGATGGCGGCGTATGTGATGAGCGTGATCGAGAAATGGTTGCGGGCGCGGGTGCCCAATGCGATTCAACTGCTCGTCGTGCCGATCACCACCATCGTCGTTACCGGTGTGCTGGCCCTGGCGATTATCGGCCCGGTGACCCGTCACCTCGGCATCCTGATCACCGAAGGCGTGGTCACCCTGTTTGACCTGGCGCCGATGGTCGGCGGGGCGATTTTCGGCCTGCTGTATGCGCCGCTGGTGATCACCGGCATGCACCACATGTTCCTTGCCGTGGACCTGCAACTGATCTCCACCCAGGGCGGCACCTTTATCTGGCCGATGATCGTCATGTCCAACCTGGCCCAGGGCAGCGCCGCGCTCGCGGTGTTCTACATGAGCCGCAATGCGCGGGACAAAAGCATGGCTTCGACTTCGGCAATTTCGGCGTATTTCGGCATCACTGAACCGGCGATGTTCGGGGTGAATTTGCGCTTCAAGTTTCCGTTTTATGCGGCCCTTGTTGGCTCGGCGCTGGGCAGCATTTTCCTCGCGCTGAACAAGGTGCAGGCCTCGGCCATTGGGGTGGGGGGCTTGCCTGGATTTATCTCGATCGTGCCGCAATCCATCGCGGTGTTTGTGATCGGCATGGTCATCGCGATGGTGGTGCCGTTTGTTTTGACCTGTGCGTTGAGCATGAAGATTGTTCGGCCCGGATACAGGGTCGCCTGA
- the treR gene encoding trehalose operon repressor, whose product MSKYNQIYTDLLASITTERLQRGTRLPSETELMDSYQASRGTVRRAIEQLQERGFAQKIHGKGTFVLSPNPIEFQLGGIVSFHETHADLGDDVRTEVVEFTQFPLEGSLLQHIEAEPGTLITRIKRVRRIDGKRVILDINHFVADVIPGLDRSIAEQSIYAFIEQTLQLQIAYAQRTIEALPRGKDDQAHLDLEGQSHVIVVSNQTFLQDGRQFEYTESRHTLDKFYFSDIARR is encoded by the coding sequence ATGAGCAAATACAACCAGATCTACACGGATCTGCTTGCCAGCATCACCACCGAACGCCTGCAGCGCGGCACGCGCCTTCCCTCCGAAACCGAACTGATGGACAGCTACCAAGCCAGCCGAGGCACCGTGCGCCGCGCCATCGAGCAGTTGCAGGAGCGTGGGTTCGCGCAAAAAATCCATGGCAAGGGCACATTCGTGTTGTCGCCTAACCCGATTGAGTTCCAACTCGGCGGCATCGTCAGCTTCCACGAAACCCACGCCGACTTGGGCGACGACGTACGCACTGAAGTGGTCGAGTTCACCCAATTCCCACTGGAGGGTTCACTGCTGCAGCACATCGAAGCAGAGCCCGGTACGCTGATCACCCGCATCAAACGGGTACGGCGCATCGACGGTAAACGCGTGATCCTCGACATCAACCACTTCGTCGCTGATGTGATCCCCGGCCTGGACCGCTCGATTGCCGAACAGTCGATCTACGCGTTTATCGAACAGACTTTGCAGCTGCAAATTGCCTACGCCCAACGCACCATCGAAGCCCTGCCACGCGGCAAGGACGACCAGGCACACCTCGACCTCGAAGGGCAGAGCCATGTGATCGTGGTGAGCAACCAGACGTTTTTGCAGGATGGTCGGCAGTTCGAGTACACCGAGTCGCGGCATACGTTGGATAAGTTTTACTTTTCGGATATTGCGCGGCGGTAA
- the guaA gene encoding glutamine-hydrolyzing GMP synthase, giving the protein MALDIHAHRILILDFGSQYTQLIARRVREIGVYCELHPFDMDDEAIREFAPKGVILAGGPESVHEANSPRCPQAVFDLGVPVFGICYGMQTMAEQLGGKVEGSELREFGYARVDVVGKSRLLDGIEDHIDADGLFGLDVWMSHGDKVTKMPEDFHILASTPSCPIAGMFSDERRYYGVQFHPEVTHTKQGGRILSRFILDICECEALWTPSKIAEDAIANVRAQVGTDNVLLGLSGGVDSSVVAALLHKAIGDQLTCVFVDNGLLRLHEGEQVMAMFAENMGVKVIRANAEDQFLNNLAGESDPEKKRKIIGRTFIDVFDAQAKHLDNIKYLAQGTIYPDVIESAGAKSGKAHVIKSHHNVGGLPEEMNLKLVEPLRELFKDEVRRLGLELGLPYDMVYRHPFPGPGLGVRILGEVKKEYADLLRRADHIFIEELRKADWYHKVSQAFVVFQPVKSVGVVGDGRRYAWVVALRAVETIDFMTARWAHLPYELLETVSGRIINEIEGISRVTYDVSSKPPATIEWE; this is encoded by the coding sequence ATGGCCCTCGACATTCACGCCCACCGCATCCTGATCCTCGACTTCGGTTCCCAGTACACCCAGCTGATTGCCCGCCGCGTGCGTGAAATCGGCGTGTACTGCGAACTGCATCCGTTCGACATGGACGACGAAGCGATCCGCGAATTCGCACCTAAAGGCGTCATCCTCGCCGGTGGCCCCGAGTCCGTGCACGAAGCCAACAGCCCGCGTTGCCCGCAGGCTGTATTCGATCTGGGCGTGCCGGTCTTCGGTATTTGCTACGGCATGCAGACCATGGCCGAGCAACTGGGCGGCAAGGTCGAAGGGTCCGAGCTGCGTGAATTCGGTTATGCCCGTGTCGACGTGGTCGGCAAGAGCCGCCTGCTGGACGGCATTGAAGACCACATCGACGCCGACGGCCTGTTCGGCCTCGACGTGTGGATGAGCCACGGTGACAAAGTCACCAAGATGCCGGAAGACTTCCATATCCTGGCCAGCACGCCGAGCTGCCCGATCGCCGGCATGTTCAGCGACGAGCGCCGTTACTACGGCGTGCAGTTCCACCCGGAAGTGACCCACACCAAACAAGGCGGCCGCATCCTGTCGCGCTTCATCCTCGACATCTGCGAGTGTGAAGCCCTGTGGACGCCGTCGAAGATCGCTGAAGACGCCATCGCCAACGTGCGCGCCCAAGTCGGTACCGACAACGTACTGCTCGGCCTGTCCGGCGGTGTTGACTCCTCCGTGGTTGCTGCGCTGCTGCACAAAGCCATCGGCGACCAGCTGACCTGCGTCTTCGTCGACAACGGCCTGCTGCGCCTGCACGAAGGCGAGCAAGTGATGGCCATGTTCGCCGAGAACATGGGCGTCAAGGTGATCCGCGCCAACGCCGAGGACCAGTTCCTCAACAACCTGGCCGGCGAGTCCGACCCAGAGAAGAAGCGCAAGATCATCGGTCGCACCTTCATCGACGTCTTCGATGCCCAGGCCAAACACCTGGACAACATCAAGTACCTCGCCCAGGGCACCATCTACCCCGACGTGATCGAGTCGGCCGGCGCCAAGAGCGGCAAGGCCCACGTTATCAAGTCCCACCACAACGTGGGTGGCCTGCCTGAGGAAATGAACCTCAAGCTGGTAGAACCGCTGCGCGAACTGTTCAAGGACGAAGTCCGCCGTCTGGGCCTGGAACTCGGCCTGCCGTACGACATGGTCTACCGCCACCCATTCCCAGGCCCGGGCCTGGGTGTGCGTATCCTGGGTGAAGTGAAAAAGGAATACGCCGACCTGCTGCGTCGCGCCGACCACATCTTCATCGAAGAACTGCGCAAGGCCGACTGGTACCACAAAGTCAGCCAGGCGTTCGTGGTGTTCCAGCCGGTGAAATCCGTTGGTGTTGTAGGCGATGGTCGTCGTTACGCGTGGGTAGTTGCACTGCGCGCCGTAGAAACCATCGACTTCATGACCGCCCGTTGGGCACACCTGCCGTACGAACTGCTGGAAACCGTCAGCGGTCGTATCATCAATGAGATCGAAGGTATTTCGCGCGTGACGTATGACGTGTCGAGCAAGCCGCCGGCGACGATTGAGTGGGAGTGA
- the guaB gene encoding IMP dehydrogenase: protein MLRISQEALTFDDILLVPGYSEVLPNEVSLKTRLTRGIELNIPLVSAAMDTVTEARLAIAMAQEGGIGIIHKNMTIEQQAAEVRKVKRYEAGVVKDPITIEADATVRDLFELTRMHNISGVPVLHDGDLVGIVTSRDVRFENRMEVTVRDVMTPKERLVTVREGADKNDVRELLHKNRIERVLIVDDKFALKGMMTVNDIEKAKAYPLASKDDQGRLRVGAAVGTGKDTGDRVSALVAAGVDVVVVDTAHGHSKGVIDRVRWVKQNFPDVQVIGGNIATGAAAKALAEAGADAVKVGIGPGSICTTRIVAGVGVPQISAIANVAAALEGTGVPLIADGGIRFSGDLSKAIVAGASCVMMGSMFAGTEEAPGEIELFQGRSYKAYRGMGSLGAMSQAQGSSDRYFQDSSAGAEKLVPEGIEGRVPYKGTLSAIIHQLMGGLRSSMGYTGSADIEEMRTKPEFVRITGAGMAESHVHDVQITKEAPNYRVG, encoded by the coding sequence ATGCTGCGTATCAGCCAAGAAGCTCTGACATTCGACGACATTCTCCTAGTGCCCGGTTATTCCGAGGTGCTTCCTAACGAAGTCAGTCTCAAGACCCGCCTAACCCGTGGCATCGAGCTGAATATTCCCCTGGTTTCCGCTGCCATGGACACCGTCACTGAAGCCCGTTTGGCAATCGCCATGGCTCAGGAAGGCGGCATCGGCATCATCCACAAGAACATGACCATCGAGCAGCAAGCTGCCGAAGTGCGCAAGGTCAAGCGTTACGAAGCTGGTGTGGTGAAAGATCCCATCACCATCGAAGCCGACGCTACCGTGCGTGACCTGTTCGAACTGACCCGCATGCACAACATCTCCGGCGTTCCGGTGTTGCACGATGGCGACCTGGTCGGCATCGTCACTTCCCGTGACGTGCGTTTCGAGAACCGCATGGAAGTCACTGTACGCGATGTGATGACGCCTAAAGAGCGCCTGGTCACTGTCCGCGAAGGTGCCGACAAGAATGATGTGCGCGAATTGCTGCATAAAAACCGCATCGAGCGCGTGCTGATCGTCGACGACAAATTCGCCCTCAAGGGCATGATGACCGTCAACGACATCGAAAAAGCCAAGGCTTACCCGCTGGCCAGCAAGGATGACCAAGGTCGTCTGCGCGTTGGCGCCGCCGTCGGTACCGGTAAAGACACCGGTGACCGCGTTTCGGCCCTGGTCGCTGCCGGCGTTGACGTGGTGGTGGTCGACACCGCCCACGGTCACTCCAAAGGCGTGATCGACCGCGTGCGTTGGGTCAAACAGAACTTCCCTGATGTACAAGTGATCGGCGGCAACATCGCCACCGGCGCAGCGGCCAAGGCCCTGGCTGAAGCGGGCGCCGATGCAGTCAAGGTCGGTATCGGCCCTGGCTCGATCTGCACCACCCGTATCGTTGCCGGTGTGGGCGTGCCGCAAATCAGCGCCATCGCCAACGTCGCCGCTGCCCTTGAAGGCACCGGCGTTCCGTTGATCGCCGACGGCGGCATCCGTTTCTCCGGTGACCTGTCCAAGGCCATCGTTGCCGGTGCTTCCTGCGTGATGATGGGCTCGATGTTCGCCGGTACTGAAGAAGCGCCAGGCGAGATCGAACTGTTCCAGGGCCGTTCCTACAAGGCTTACCGCGGCATGGGTTCGCTGGGCGCCATGTCCCAGGCGCAAGGTTCTTCCGACCGTTACTTCCAGGACTCCTCGGCAGGCGCCGAGAAACTCGTCCCGGAAGGCATCGAAGGCCGTGTGCCGTACAAAGGCACACTGAGCGCGATCATCCATCAACTGATGGGCGGCCTGCGTTCCTCGATGGGCTACACCGGCAGCGCCGACATCGAAGAAATGCGCACCAAGCCAGAGTTCGTGCGGATCACCGGCGCCGGCATGGCTGAATCCCATGTCCACGACGTGCAGATCACCAAGGAAGCGCCAAACTACCGAGTAGGTTGA